A region of Caldicoprobacter guelmensis DNA encodes the following proteins:
- a CDS encoding CdaR family protein, which produces MHSKLGKNFALKLISVIIAIILWLIAIREQNPEVTRNYDSVPVKIVNEDKFKEKGLTLVYDIPSGVNISVRGRVRDLERINAEQLQGVLDLSEVNEPGEYRLLIDIKGLPSGVTLRRKPDVIVKADYLVYKDVVITTDIDIKEAKGYLAFSHSMKPTNTVKVTGPESLIKRIYRAMVSLKLSEVSSTVEYSLPVLLMDEEGRTIESKYININPRYVTVVVPVYPTKVLPIKPNIAGVPNDNYEIVSVEVYPQEVTVSGEKSILDKIDSISTQVLDIEGATADVKQTLKLQKYEGITIAPSNPNEVEVIVRIREKDIQRSLTVDNIQIINTPEGSEVELEPTSAEIVISGPATVINSVDENSVRAYVDLANISRGEHRLKVMVDIPSGTHLVEVRPAEVTVNVK; this is translated from the coding sequence ATGCATAGCAAACTTGGCAAGAATTTTGCTTTGAAACTGATCTCGGTTATCATAGCCATTATATTGTGGCTTATAGCTATAAGGGAACAGAACCCTGAAGTTACTAGAAACTATGACAGTGTTCCAGTTAAAATAGTAAACGAGGACAAGTTTAAAGAAAAAGGGCTTACCCTGGTATATGATATACCAAGCGGAGTGAATATTTCAGTAAGAGGAAGGGTACGGGATTTAGAGAGGATAAACGCCGAACAGCTACAAGGTGTTTTGGATTTGTCTGAGGTTAACGAACCAGGAGAGTATAGATTACTTATAGATATAAAGGGGCTTCCCTCAGGTGTTACCTTGAGGCGAAAGCCTGATGTCATTGTTAAGGCTGACTATCTGGTTTACAAAGACGTCGTCATTACGACTGATATTGATATAAAAGAGGCTAAAGGGTATCTAGCTTTTTCTCACAGCATGAAGCCTACAAATACCGTGAAGGTAACGGGGCCTGAGAGCCTTATCAAACGTATTTACAGGGCAATGGTATCCTTGAAACTTTCAGAAGTATCTTCTACTGTTGAATACTCGCTGCCAGTTTTGTTAATGGATGAGGAAGGTCGAACCATCGAGTCAAAATACATTAATATTAATCCCAGATACGTAACAGTGGTAGTGCCAGTCTATCCCACTAAAGTTTTACCAATAAAGCCGAATATTGCTGGTGTTCCTAATGATAATTATGAAATAGTAAGTGTAGAGGTTTATCCTCAAGAGGTAACTGTGAGCGGAGAAAAATCTATTCTCGATAAAATAGATTCTATAAGCACCCAAGTTTTAGATATAGAAGGAGCTACTGCTGATGTAAAGCAGACTTTAAAGCTTCAAAAGTACGAGGGTATTACTATAGCGCCTTCCAATCCAAACGAAGTGGAGGTCATAGTGCGAATTAGGGAGAAAGACATCCAGCGAAGTTTAACTGTTGATAATATTCAAATAATAAATACGCCAGAAGGGAGTGAGGTTGAACTGGAGCCTACAAGTGCTGAAATAGTCATTAGCGGACCAGCGACTGTAATAAACAGCGTCGATGAAAACAGTGTAAGGGCTTATGTAGACCTTGCTAATATATCTAGAGGAGAGCACAGGCTAAAAGTAATGGTGGATATACCTTCAGGGACTCATTTGGTAGAGGTTAGGCCTGCGGAGGTAACAGTTAATGTGAAATAA
- a CDS encoding response regulator, producing MVLRVMMVDSSYEARRDIDSKIKWVENDFELVGEANNGEEALALLPHVSPHVIFTEIRMPKMDGITFIETAKKRWPDIKYVIVSNYDNFEYLRQAMRVGAYDYILKPVKVEEINQVLLRAKFEIETGIRKFF from the coding sequence ATGGTGTTGCGCGTTATGATGGTGGACAGCAGCTATGAAGCAAGGCGAGATATCGACAGCAAAATAAAATGGGTGGAAAATGACTTTGAGCTGGTAGGCGAAGCCAATAACGGCGAAGAGGCATTGGCTCTACTGCCGCATGTATCACCCCATGTAATATTTACCGAAATACGCATGCCCAAGATGGATGGCATAACCTTTATAGAAACGGCAAAAAAAAGATGGCCCGATATAAAATACGTGATCGTAAGCAACTATGACAACTTCGAGTATCTCCGTCAGGCCATGAGAGTAGGCGCCTATGATTATATCCTTAAACCGGTCAAGGTGGAGGAAATAAATCAGGTACTGTTGCGTGCCAAATTCGAAATTGAGACAGGGATACGCAAATTTTTTTAG
- the cdaA gene encoding diadenylate cyclase CdaA, which yields MKPYFQFPDIIRHVVDIAIVAYALYKLMLLIRETRAEQVLKGLAILLFATWLSNILNLSTVYMILRNTAQLGVIALLIVFQPELRRALEQIGRGRIFDKVMFTQNDEDVTEVIENIVGAVQNLSSNHVGALIVIERKTGLNDVVETGIRLDARLTRELLENIFVPNTPLHDGAVIIRESRIVAAGCFLPLTENPNLSKQLGTRHRAALGISEASDALAIIVSEETGIVSIASDGKLTRYLDAEGLRSILEKIYIKEKEVKPFSLIKRRAKDA from the coding sequence ATGAAACCGTACTTTCAATTCCCTGATATCATACGCCATGTTGTGGATATAGCTATTGTGGCATATGCCTTATATAAGCTTATGCTGCTTATACGCGAGACGCGAGCGGAGCAGGTCTTAAAAGGATTGGCAATACTATTGTTTGCTACCTGGTTGAGTAATATTCTGAATCTCAGTACGGTATATATGATTCTTCGGAATACTGCACAGCTTGGAGTCATAGCTTTGCTTATAGTTTTTCAACCTGAACTTAGAAGAGCTTTAGAGCAGATAGGCAGAGGGAGAATATTTGATAAGGTGATGTTTACTCAAAATGATGAGGATGTGACCGAAGTGATAGAAAATATAGTAGGAGCTGTCCAGAATTTGTCGTCAAATCATGTTGGTGCCTTAATCGTTATCGAGAGGAAAACGGGTTTAAATGACGTGGTGGAGACGGGGATTCGTTTGGATGCCAGGCTGACCAGGGAGCTGTTGGAAAACATCTTTGTACCCAATACACCCCTGCATGATGGTGCCGTTATAATAAGGGAGTCGCGTATAGTGGCCGCAGGGTGTTTTTTGCCACTTACCGAAAACCCCAATTTGAGCAAACAGCTGGGGACGCGCCATAGAGCGGCATTAGGAATTTCTGAAGCCTCTGATGCATTGGCTATAATAGTATCTGAGGAGACGGGTATCGTCTCAATTGCCAGTGATGGAAAATTGACCAGATATTTGGACGCTGAAGGATTGCGTAGCATCCTTGAGAAGATATATATAAAAGAGAAAGAAGTAAAACCATTTAGTTTGATAAAGCGGAGGGCAAAGGATGCATAG